One Helicobacter pylori NCTC 11637 = CCUG 17874 = ATCC 43504 = JCM 12093 genomic window, GCGGCTGAGTATGGTAGCGGGCAATTTCAAAGCGTCCGTTGTCGCTAAAAGGAATTTCACATGGCTAGGAGGCTCTTCTAAAGTCTTTAAAAGCGCGTTAAACGCTTCAGTGGTGAACATATGCACTTCATCAATGATAAAGATTTTATAGCGCCCAAAGCTTGGTTTGTAGCGGGTTTGCTCTATGAGATTACGGACATCATCAATCCCCCTATTAGACGCTCCATCCATTTCTATAATATCTATATGGTGGTTGTTTAAAGCACTCTGGCATTGAATGCAAGTATCGCAAGGCACGGCTTTTGGCCCTTCTTCACACATCAAAGCCCTAGCAAAAATCCTAGAAGAGCTGGTTTTACCCGAACCTCTTAACCCGCTGAATAAATAAGCGTTAGCCAAACGCTGGTTGTCTAGGGCTAAAGAAAGCGTTTTAGCCACGCTCTCTTGACCGACTAGCTCGCTAAAATGTTTGGGGCGGTATTTTAACGCTAAAACTTGCATATTGATTGTAATCCTTAAAACTCATTTAGGAGTATTGTAATGCAAAATGACTTAAAACTAGCCCCTTTTTAGGTTTTACTCAATAACGCTAAAAAATCCCTGAATAAAGTAACGCTAAGCGTTCCCATGATAGCGGTTACAAAGAGATTCACCCCCATAAAGATTTTTTGGTTATTCAAAAGTTTAGAGCCATAGCGTAAGGACAGGGTGCATAACAATAAAAGCCAAGAAAGAGCCGCCGATAAAGTGCCGGCTAAAAAGACGAATTTTTGTGCTAAATTAAAAGACAAAGCGCTCGCGCCAATTAAAAACACCATTTCCAAATACACTTGAGGGTTGAGTAAGGTAACGCCTAAAGTGAATAATAAGGTCTTTTTTAAGGATAATTTTTTAGGGGTTTGGACTTGCTTCTTTTTAAAGGTTTGAAAAAGGGTTTTTAAAGCTAAAAAAGCATAAAATCCGGTAAAAACCGCCCCGAATAAATTCAAAAACAAACTCAAATAAAGGTTTTTAGCGAAATAAGCCCCCACGCCAAACACGCCCATGCTCATTAACACAATATCGCACATAAAACACAGAGCGCAAATCAAAAACACATAATTCCTAGCCATGCCTCGCTCTACAATGAACAAGGATTGCGCTCCCACAGCCGCGCACAAAGAAATCGCTAAACCAAAACCTTCTATAAAAACCACAAACATCTTGATTAAATCCTTTCACTCAAAATAAGCCAAAAACTACCAACACCATACAAACCAATCATTCTAAAATGGTATTTTAAAATTTTAGGGTTTAAAACGACCTTTATAAATAAAAATTAAATGATGACACGCAATGGCTTTGCGCGAAATTTAAAAACCCCATTTTTTAGTGCTCTTAGTGGCGTTTGAGAATAAGTTAAGATTAACATGGTAAAATGCCAAAATTTGCTGTCGTCATGCGGCAAAAATTTAGACAACAAGGAATTGGGAATGAGAAGGAGTTTGGCTTTTTGCCTGTTAGCTTTGCTTGGATTACAGGTTTTAGGCGCTAGGGATTTTTCGCAACTCAAAAACGAAGAACTTTTAAAATTAGCAGGCTCTCTGCCTTCTAATGAAGCGATTGATTATCGCATGGAAGTGTCTAAACGCCTTAAAGCTTTAAACGCTGAGGACGCTAAGAAATTCCGTGCGAATTTCAGCCGGATCGCTAGGAAAAATCTTTCCAAAATGAGCGAAGAGGATTTCAAAAAAATGCGTGAAGAAGTGCGTAAAGAATTAGAAGAAAAAACCAAAGGTTTGAGCGATGAAGAAATCAAGGCAAAAGGGCTTAATGTGAGCGTTTGTAGCGGCGATACGAGAAAAGTTTGGTGTAGGGCTGTTAAGAAAAAAGACGAACATTGCTCTCCTAAGTGAGATAAAATTTAATTTAAAAGGATAAAACATGAAAAAAGCGTTGAAAATACTTTCTGTTAGCGCATTGCTATTTGTGGCTTTGAACGCCAAAGATTTCAGCAAAACAAGCGATGAAGATTTGGTTAAAATGGCTGGCGTTGTCGCTCCGCAGGATATTGTGGATTACACAAAAGAGTTGAAAAAGCGCATGGAAAAGATGCCTGAAGACAAGAGAAAGGCGTTTCATAAACAATTGCATGAATATGCGGTTAAAAACACAGACAACATGACCGTGGCGGATTTTGAAGCCCGCCAAAAAGCCGTTAAAGAAGCGCTTAAAAAAGGTAATATGGAAGACATGGATGATGATTTTGGGTTGAGATCATGCAAGCATGGGAAAAAGCACAAACACGATAAGCATGGCAAGAAGCATGGCAAAAAACATGACAAAGATCATGACGATAAAGACCATGACCACCATGATGAAGATCACAGCGATAAGCACTAAAGCTTAAACCACACCACTTTCTCTATCAAAGCTTCAAACCCTTTAAGCAGAAATCCTAAACGCTTTGAGCGTTTGGGATAAATGC contains:
- a CDS encoding LysE family transporter; amino-acid sequence: MFVVFIEGFGLAISLCAAVGAQSLFIVERGMARNYVFLICALCFMCDIVLMSMGVFGVGAYFAKNLYLSLFLNLFGAVFTGFYAFLALKTLFQTFKKKQVQTPKKLSLKKTLLFTLGVTLLNPQVYLEMVFLIGASALSFNLAQKFVFLAGTLSAALSWLLLLCTLSLRYGSKLLNNQKIFMGVNLFVTAIMGTLSVTLFRDFLALLSKT
- a CDS encoding sialic acid-binding protein, translated to MKKALKILSVSALLFVALNAKDFSKTSDEDLVKMAGVVAPQDIVDYTKELKKRMEKMPEDKRKAFHKQLHEYAVKNTDNMTVADFEARQKAVKEALKKGNMEDMDDDFGLRSCKHGKKHKHDKHGKKHGKKHDKDHDDKDHDHHDEDHSDKH
- a CDS encoding DUF1104 domain-containing protein — protein: MRRSLAFCLLALLGLQVLGARDFSQLKNEELLKLAGSLPSNEAIDYRMEVSKRLKALNAEDAKKFRANFSRIARKNLSKMSEEDFKKMREEVRKELEEKTKGLSDEEIKAKGLNVSVCSGDTRKVWCRAVKKKDEHCSPK